In Francisella hispaniensis FSC454, a genomic segment contains:
- the coaE gene encoding dephospho-CoA kinase (Dephospho-CoA kinase (CoaE) performs the final step in coenzyme A biosynthesis.): MNFINTYPIGITGGIASGKSTATRILKEKLNLNVVCADTISREITKKPSVIKKIAEKFGDEIIMNKQINRAMLRAIITESKEAKKWLEDYLHPVINKEIKKQVKESDTVMTIVDIPLLGPYNFCHYDYLKKVIVIKADLETRIRRLMERDGKNRQQAVAFINLQISDKEREKIADFVIDNTELSDQELENKLITIINEITNLTN, translated from the coding sequence ATGAATTTTATAAATACTTATCCAATTGGTATAACTGGCGGAATTGCAAGTGGTAAATCAACAGCGACAAGAATTCTCAAAGAGAAACTAAACTTAAATGTTGTCTGTGCAGATACTATAAGCAGAGAAATCACTAAAAAACCTTCAGTAATAAAAAAAATAGCTGAAAAATTTGGTGATGAAATAATAATGAATAAGCAGATAAACAGAGCAATGCTTAGAGCTATTATCACTGAATCTAAAGAAGCTAAAAAATGGTTAGAAGATTATCTACACCCAGTAATCAATAAAGAGATAAAAAAACAAGTAAAAGAGTCTGATACTGTTATGACAATTGTTGACATACCACTATTAGGTCCATACAACTTTTGTCACTATGATTATCTAAAGAAAGTAATAGTCATCAAAGCAGATCTAGAAACTAGAATTAGAAGACTAATGGAACGTGATGGCAAAAATAGACAACAAGCCGTTGCATTTATCAATCTACAAATATCTGATAAAGAAAGGGAAAAAATTGCTGATTTTGTTATAGATAATACTGAGCTAAGCGATCAGGAGTTAGAAAATAAATTAATTACAATAATTAATGAAATAACCAACTTGACTAACTAA
- the trpS gene encoding tryptophan--tRNA ligase: MTQKIILTGVTPSGTPHLGNYIGAIKPAIDMVKDDQYKCMYFIADQHSLIKLWDKKLRQQYIYEIASSWLALGLDPDKAYFYRQSDIPEIMELTWIISTTTAKGLLNRAHAYKALVDQNLQEDNVDPDKGITMGLFNYPVLMAADILMFDADLVPVGKDQIQHIEIARDIANRFNHIYQKSVLKAPQALTSEDSQTILGLDGRKMSKSYDNTIAIFSTEKKLRKQVMKIITNSQTPEEKKDPNSCTIFAIYKSIASQVEITTLEKKYLAGGLGWGDAKQILFEKINEYLREAKEKYDYYINNPKIVDDILTQGAAKVRPFAKNKLQQVKDTIGM; encoded by the coding sequence ATGACGCAAAAAATAATTTTAACTGGGGTTACTCCATCAGGAACACCACATTTAGGTAACTATATTGGTGCTATCAAACCAGCAATAGATATGGTTAAAGATGATCAATACAAATGTATGTACTTTATTGCTGACCAACATTCATTAATAAAGCTTTGGGATAAAAAGTTACGCCAGCAATATATTTATGAAATAGCTTCATCATGGTTAGCACTTGGTCTTGACCCAGATAAAGCTTATTTCTATCGCCAGTCAGATATCCCTGAGATAATGGAATTAACATGGATCATAAGTACCACTACTGCTAAAGGACTACTTAATCGAGCTCACGCTTACAAAGCCTTAGTTGACCAAAATCTTCAAGAGGATAATGTTGATCCAGATAAAGGTATAACTATGGGACTATTTAACTACCCAGTACTTATGGCTGCAGATATTCTTATGTTCGATGCAGACCTAGTTCCTGTTGGTAAAGACCAAATTCAACATATAGAAATAGCTCGAGATATCGCTAACCGTTTCAATCATATTTACCAAAAATCAGTTCTCAAGGCACCCCAAGCTCTGACGAGTGAAGATAGTCAAACTATACTTGGTCTAGATGGTCGTAAGATGTCAAAAAGTTATGATAATACTATAGCTATTTTCTCAACTGAGAAGAAACTTAGAAAACAAGTAATGAAAATTATTACAAATTCTCAAACACCTGAAGAAAAAAAAGATCCAAATAGCTGTACCATTTTTGCAATATATAAAAGCATTGCAAGCCAAGTAGAGATAACAACTCTAGAGAAAAAATACTTGGCAGGCGGACTTGGTTGGGGAGATGCTAAACAAATACTTTTTGAAAAAATAAATGAATATCTAAGAGAAGCCAAAGAAAAATATGACTACTATATAAATAATCCTAAAATTGTTGATGATATTCTTACCCAAGGAGCTGCAAAAGTACGCCCTTTTGCAAAAAATAAACTCCAGCAAGTTAAAGATACTATAGGAATGTGA
- a CDS encoding cation:proton antiporter, whose amino-acid sequence MSEYFLFSLLTVVAALMSYINTKFLKLPKAIGLTILSITFSALCASFLSPSNFLVVALSSFDFKKTVLDGMLSFLLFANALHFNMIDLKKELKAIFGLASIGLLLSALTTAILIYGFCLLVGFEISLGYCLVFGALISPTDPIAVISTLAGNKSIPKHIKTRVVGESLFNDATGIVLFVVLSNIVFFGSGGEFGQAINGHGIEYIWIIAKQIGSEAGGGILLGYIFARFALIFLKTNQDSETSIFVTLAVASMGYVIAHSLNVSGPIAMVVAGLFIGNNLSDRKKTSPDQVEKLDNFWMVIDNMLNSFLFILIGLELTSIPFNHGAFWVGAAGIFIVTFARLVSISIPITVIDKKLTQASAKDNLLVAWSGVRGGISLALALSLPDEGNVIVSITYTVVILSILAQGSTLKIVLNMIYPHNITKKAANTVDVDN is encoded by the coding sequence ATGAGTGAATATTTTTTATTTAGTTTGCTAACCGTTGTAGCAGCATTGATGAGTTACATTAACACTAAGTTTCTAAAGTTACCCAAAGCGATAGGCTTAACAATTCTCTCGATAACATTTTCAGCGCTGTGTGCTTCTTTTTTAAGTCCATCAAATTTTTTAGTAGTTGCTTTATCAAGTTTTGATTTCAAAAAAACAGTACTTGATGGAATGTTATCTTTCTTATTATTTGCTAATGCACTGCATTTTAATATGATTGATCTAAAGAAAGAGCTAAAAGCTATATTTGGACTTGCAAGTATTGGTCTATTACTCTCAGCACTTACAACCGCTATATTAATTTATGGTTTCTGCCTCCTAGTTGGTTTTGAAATTAGTTTAGGCTATTGCTTAGTTTTTGGAGCGTTGATATCACCTACTGATCCAATTGCAGTAATTAGTACACTTGCTGGTAATAAATCTATACCCAAACATATCAAAACACGTGTAGTTGGTGAATCATTGTTTAATGATGCTACAGGGATTGTCCTTTTTGTAGTATTATCAAATATTGTTTTCTTTGGCAGTGGTGGTGAATTTGGACAAGCTATTAATGGTCATGGTATTGAATATATTTGGATAATAGCTAAACAGATTGGTTCAGAGGCTGGTGGTGGCATACTTCTTGGTTATATTTTTGCTAGATTTGCACTTATATTCCTAAAAACTAATCAAGACTCTGAAACTTCAATTTTCGTCACATTAGCTGTAGCAAGCATGGGATATGTAATTGCTCATAGCTTAAATGTATCAGGCCCTATTGCCATGGTAGTTGCTGGTTTATTTATCGGTAATAATCTTTCAGATCGTAAAAAAACATCTCCAGATCAAGTAGAAAAGCTCGATAACTTTTGGATGGTTATTGATAATATGCTTAACTCTTTCCTATTTATACTCATAGGTCTAGAGTTAACTAGTATACCATTTAACCATGGCGCTTTCTGGGTTGGTGCTGCTGGTATATTTATTGTGACGTTTGCTAGATTAGTTAGTATATCAATACCAATCACTGTAATTGATAAAAAACTTACTCAAGCTTCAGCTAAAGATAATTTACTTGTAGCTTGGTCTGGGGTAAGGGGCGGTATATCTTTAGCATTAGCGTTATCATTACCTGATGAAGGTAATGTTATAGTTAGTATTACATACACAGTTGTTATTCTCTCGATACTTGCTCAAGGCTCCACCTTGAAGATAGTTTTAAATATGATTTATCCACATAACATTACTAAGAAAGCAGCGAATACCGTAGACGTCGATAATTAA
- a CDS encoding sensor histidine kinase encodes MIENKYPDNSLILKYFDDIEYLFSQISNYNKKCNKKVEATKTDIVNFVECLCEDYEVYDCVNFSSSIEEGIVYIQIKEMKRAFSNIINNAIKYAGCVDIFISRKEYIEVTFTDTGPGIKKTDLNKIWQPFFRSDVARNSDIPGTGLGLCIVKKIFEANNVQVFIENNKPCGLKVTAKFKVQT; translated from the coding sequence TTGATAGAAAATAAATACCCTGATAACTCATTAATTCTTAAATATTTTGATGATATAGAATACCTTTTCTCACAAATATCTAATTATAATAAAAAGTGTAACAAAAAAGTTGAAGCTACTAAAACAGATATTGTAAATTTTGTAGAATGTTTATGTGAAGATTATGAAGTTTATGATTGTGTAAATTTCTCTTCCTCAATTGAGGAAGGAATTGTGTATATTCAAATTAAAGAGATGAAAAGAGCTTTTTCAAATATAATCAATAATGCTATTAAATATGCTGGTTGTGTTGATATTTTTATCTCGCGTAAAGAATATATAGAAGTAACATTTACTGATACAGGACCAGGTATTAAAAAAACTGATCTTAATAAAATATGGCAGCCATTTTTTCGCTCTGATGTTGCTAGAAATAGTGATATCCCTGGCACAGGGCTAGGTTTATGCATTGTAAAAAAAATATTTGAAGCTAATAATGTTCAAGTATTTATCGAAAACAATAAACCATGTGGCTTAAAAGTGACTGCTAAATTCAAAGTTCAAACTTAA
- a CDS encoding lipase family protein — protein MAKIIFYSWNLILPAYTKNNPVIKNAEVYNISFGAPRFVDSKGAKIIEEKVGKGNIIRFWNARDLVPSIMLDSLNSEHVGIDIPLKDRFSHE, from the coding sequence TTGGCTAAGATAATTTTTTATTCATGGAACCTAATATTACCAGCATATACTAAAAATAATCCTGTGATAAAAAATGCGGAAGTATACAATATTAGTTTTGGTGCTCCTAGATTTGTTGATAGCAAAGGCGCTAAAATTATTGAAGAAAAAGTTGGTAAAGGAAATATCATAAGATTTTGGAATGCTAGAGATCTAGTACCTTCTATTATGTTGGACTCACTTAACTCAGAACATGTAGGTATAGATATACCTTTAAAAGATAGATTCTCACATGAGTGA
- a CDS encoding response regulator transcription factor codes for MKSILVVDDEKEIRINIRDLLEKEGYKVYIADSAETAERILNSEKIDLMLLDIMMPNESGLDFCKRICLQKNINIIIATASNDEIDQILAYEFGAKDYISKPFNRKLLLAKIKTTINSGLIRCRYLFFDGVVFDTLEKTIQNKQDILYQISNIEYKILLLLTENVYSFVNRDKISEAVYNRPYDGYSRSIDVTISKIRKKINDKDKVTILTSSQNGYSLNKEVKKFASQSDLSDFIKSYNQ; via the coding sequence ATGAAAAGTATTTTAGTAGTCGATGACGAAAAAGAAATAAGAATCAACATAAGAGACTTATTAGAAAAAGAAGGCTATAAAGTTTATATTGCAGATTCAGCAGAAACTGCAGAGCGCATTCTAAACTCTGAAAAAATTGATTTAATGTTATTAGATATTATGATGCCTAATGAAAGTGGCTTAGATTTTTGTAAAAGGATATGTTTGCAGAAAAATATAAATATAATTATTGCTACAGCATCAAATGATGAGATAGATCAAATTCTAGCATACGAATTTGGTGCTAAAGACTATATATCAAAACCTTTCAACAGAAAACTTCTATTAGCAAAAATTAAAACTACTATTAATAGTGGCTTGATTCGCTGTAGATATTTATTTTTTGATGGAGTTGTTTTTGATACTTTAGAGAAAACAATTCAAAATAAACAAGATATACTTTATCAAATTAGTAATATCGAGTATAAGATTCTGCTATTACTAACTGAAAATGTTTATAGCTTTGTTAATCGTGATAAAATTTCCGAGGCGGTTTATAATCGTCCTTATGATGGTTATAGCCGAAGTATAGATGTAACAATTAGTAAAATTAGAAAAAAGATAAATGATAAAGATAAAGTTACTATACTTACAAGTTCACAAAATGGTTACTCTTTGAACAAAGAAGTAAAAAAGTTTGCCTCACAAAGTGATCTATCAGATTTCATAAAATCTTACAATCAATAA